The following are from one region of the Cloacibacterium sp. TD35 genome:
- a CDS encoding glycosyltransferase family 9 protein, whose product MIVPVLKEFLAQNPDTEIVFVSRKNFADLFDGVERLTFRGVNLDDYKGFFGLRKLALELKKEFQPDFVADLHNVLRTKILSFFFKKTATLDKGRTEKKLLTRKENKVKNPLKPTTERYADVFRKLGFKLKLSHQLFPKSQQKSGIGFAPFAQHAGKMLPIEKSLELVKTLSKNNPVYLFGGGKKEVAVLSKWEQELENVTSLAGKLSLKEELQKISKLELMISMDSANMHLASLVGTRVVSVWGATHYFAGFLGYGQSENDIVEITDLACRPCSVFGNKPCFRGDYACLNQIEISEILKKI is encoded by the coding sequence ATGATTGTGCCTGTTTTGAAAGAATTTTTGGCACAAAATCCTGACACAGAAATTGTTTTCGTTTCTAGAAAAAACTTTGCCGATTTATTCGATGGAGTAGAGCGATTGACTTTTCGTGGCGTAAATCTAGATGATTACAAAGGATTTTTCGGGTTAAGAAAATTGGCTTTAGAACTGAAAAAGGAATTTCAGCCAGATTTTGTAGCCGATTTGCACAATGTTTTGCGCACTAAAATTCTGAGTTTTTTCTTCAAAAAAACGGCAACGCTTGACAAAGGAAGAACCGAAAAAAAATTACTTACGAGAAAGGAAAATAAGGTTAAAAACCCGCTGAAGCCAACTACAGAACGTTATGCAGATGTTTTCAGAAAATTAGGTTTTAAACTAAAACTTTCTCATCAATTATTCCCAAAATCTCAACAAAAATCTGGAATTGGATTTGCTCCTTTTGCTCAACATGCAGGGAAAATGCTTCCCATTGAAAAATCTTTAGAATTGGTAAAAACGCTTTCTAAAAATAATCCCGTTTATCTTTTTGGTGGCGGAAAAAAAGAAGTAGCGGTTTTATCAAAATGGGAGCAAGAGTTAGAAAATGTAACTTCTCTCGCTGGGAAACTTTCGCTAAAAGAAGAACTTCAGAAAATTTCTAAATTAGAACTCATGATTTCTATGGATTCTGCCAATATGCATTTGGCAAGTTTGGTGGGAACTAGAGTGGTTTCGGTTTGGGGAGCTACCCATTATTTCGCTGGATTTTTAGGATACGGACAGTCCGAAAATGACATTGTAGAAATTACAGATTTAGCATGCAGGCCTTGTTCTGTTTTTGG
- a CDS encoding SufE family protein, with amino-acid sequence MTIQEKQQEIIEEFEFLDDWEQKYEYIIDLGKELKGLPEDKKTEENLIKGCQSKVWLDAEFKDGKLFFNADSDGILPKGIVSLLVRIYSGHSTQEILDSDFDFISKIGLQEFLSPSRANGLMAMTKQIKFYAVAFQLKS; translated from the coding sequence ATGACAATTCAAGAAAAACAACAAGAAATCATAGAAGAATTCGAGTTTCTAGACGATTGGGAGCAGAAATACGAATACATAATAGACCTTGGAAAAGAACTGAAAGGTTTGCCTGAAGACAAAAAAACAGAAGAAAATCTGATTAAAGGTTGTCAGTCAAAAGTTTGGTTAGACGCCGAATTTAAAGACGGAAAATTATTCTTCAATGCAGATTCTGATGGGATTTTACCGAAAGGAATTGTTTCACTTTTGGTGAGAATTTACAGCGGTCATTCTACCCAAGAAATTTTGGATTCTGACTTTGATTTTATCTCAAAAATCGGTTTGCAAGAATTTTTATCGCCTTCTAGAGCCAATGGTTTGATGGCAATGACCAAACAAATTAAGTTTTACGCGGTTGCATTTCAGTTAAAATCGTGA